Proteins from one Gossypium raimondii isolate GPD5lz chromosome 8, ASM2569854v1, whole genome shotgun sequence genomic window:
- the LOC105790135 gene encoding pentatricopeptide repeat-containing protein At5g56310 isoform X2: protein MRERLLYLLKHCSNLKDVETAHGSMVRTALHHDKLLLSQFIETCSSLGFSAYAHSVFSVNSQSHPHIYVFNTMIKGMTLCNSAFEALLVYKSIGRVGLRPDCYSFPFALKAVVDLRAMSLGTQIHSQAICAGLESNVHVVSALIQMYSSCARISDARKVFDEMPLASVCSDDVVVWMAMIAGYVKVGDPDTAMDLLSRMPRTQTDGAVLITWTSVIAGYAQMDRPDEAIAVFRKMQLENVVPDEIAMLAVLSACAQLGAFHIRLGECIHGYVKKRGFDQMVTLKNALIEMYSNSGNISNALHVFVNMTRRTVISWTTIISALAFHGLGTQALDMFSRMEMAQVKPNDITFIAVLSACAHVGLVNLGRYYFHAMKYRYGIQHEIQHYGCMIDLLGRAGYLAEALKLVSEMPFQPNAAIWGSLLAASNIHGDAELGELALLHLVQLEPWNSGNYALLSNIYASAGRWDKSVMARKMMRDKGVRKMPGWSFIQRKTT from the exons ATGAGAGAGAGATTGCTTTACTTACTAAAGCATTGCTCTAACCTTAAAGATGTTGAGACGGCTCATGGATCCATGGTTCGAACAGCCCTCCATCACGACAAGCTTCTTCTCAGCCAATTCATCGAAACATGTTCTTCTCTGGGCTTCTCCGCCTATGCCCACTCCGTATTCTCAGTTAATTCCCAAAGCCACCCTCACATTTATGTTTTCAACACCATGATCAAGGGGATGACACTCTGCAACTCCGCCTTTGAGGCTCTCCTTGTTTATAAAAGCATTGGGCGGGTCGGGTTGCGACCCGACTGTTACTCTTTCCCGTTCGCGTTGAAGGCGGTTGTTGATCTTCGGGCAATGAGTTTGGGTACCCAGATTCACTCACAAGCCATATGTGCGGGGCTCGAATCCAATGTTCACGTGGTTTCGGCTCTCATTCAAATGTATTCCTCGTGCGCGCGCATTTCGGATGCTCGCAAGGTGTTTGATGAAATGCCTCTCGCCTCTGTTTGTTCAGATGATGTTGTGGTTTGGATGGCAATGATTGCTGGGTATGTCAAGGTTGGGGATCCAGACACTGCCATGGATTTGTTGAGCCGTATGCCTCGAACTCAAACCGATGGTGCGGTACTTATTACTTGGACATCAGTGATTGCAGGGTATGCTCAAATGGATCGTCCCGACGAAGCCATCGCTGTGTTTCGCAAAATGCAGTTGGAGAATGTAGTGCCTGATGAAATAGCAATGTTGGCTGTGCTTTCCGCTTGTGCGCAGTTGGGTGCTTTTCATATTCGATTGGGAGAATGCATTCATGGCTACGTTAAAAAACGTGGGTTTGATCAAATGGTTACCCTTAAAAATGCACTAATTGAAATGTATTCGAATTCAGGCAATATAAGCAATGCTTTGCATGTGTTCGTGAATATGACCCGTAGAACTGTTATATCTTGGACTACCATCATATCAGCACTTGCATTCCATGGACTTGGCACACAAGCTCTCGACATGTTCTCTCGGATGGAAATGGCTCAAGTTAAACCGAATGATATCACTTTCATCGCAGTCCTCTCTGCGTGTGCTCATGTAGGATTGGTGAACTTGGGTCGATATTATTTCCATGCTATGAAATACAGGTACGGGATTCAACACGAGATTCAGCACTATGGTTGTATGATCGATTTACTTGGTCGAGCCGGTTATCTAGCAGAAGCACTCAAACTAGTTAGTGAGATGCCGTTTCAGCCAAATGCAGCTATATGGGGGTCTCTTCTTGCTGCCTCTAATATTCATGGTGATGCTGAGCTGGGAGAGTTAGCTTTGCTCCATTTGGTACAATTGGAGCCTTGGAATAGTGGGAACTATGCACTTTTATCCAATATATATGCTTCAGCTGGAAGGTGGGATAAATCTGTAATGGCAAGGAAGATGATGAGAGACAAAGGTGTTCGAAAGATGCCGGGTTGGAGTTTCATTCAG AGGAAAACTACTTAG
- the LOC105790135 gene encoding pentatricopeptide repeat-containing protein At5g56310 isoform X1, producing the protein MRERLLYLLKHCSNLKDVETAHGSMVRTALHHDKLLLSQFIETCSSLGFSAYAHSVFSVNSQSHPHIYVFNTMIKGMTLCNSAFEALLVYKSIGRVGLRPDCYSFPFALKAVVDLRAMSLGTQIHSQAICAGLESNVHVVSALIQMYSSCARISDARKVFDEMPLASVCSDDVVVWMAMIAGYVKVGDPDTAMDLLSRMPRTQTDGAVLITWTSVIAGYAQMDRPDEAIAVFRKMQLENVVPDEIAMLAVLSACAQLGAFHIRLGECIHGYVKKRGFDQMVTLKNALIEMYSNSGNISNALHVFVNMTRRTVISWTTIISALAFHGLGTQALDMFSRMEMAQVKPNDITFIAVLSACAHVGLVNLGRYYFHAMKYRYGIQHEIQHYGCMIDLLGRAGYLAEALKLVSEMPFQPNAAIWGSLLAASNIHGDAELGELALLHLVQLEPWNSGNYALLSNIYASAGRWDKSVMARKMMRDKGVRKMPGWSFIQVSTRTHEFIAGDISHPQFDRIHGTLFTMNEQMKTAHYDPINEFDNHDSDIGPASISYCSSF; encoded by the coding sequence ATGAGAGAGAGATTGCTTTACTTACTAAAGCATTGCTCTAACCTTAAAGATGTTGAGACGGCTCATGGATCCATGGTTCGAACAGCCCTCCATCACGACAAGCTTCTTCTCAGCCAATTCATCGAAACATGTTCTTCTCTGGGCTTCTCCGCCTATGCCCACTCCGTATTCTCAGTTAATTCCCAAAGCCACCCTCACATTTATGTTTTCAACACCATGATCAAGGGGATGACACTCTGCAACTCCGCCTTTGAGGCTCTCCTTGTTTATAAAAGCATTGGGCGGGTCGGGTTGCGACCCGACTGTTACTCTTTCCCGTTCGCGTTGAAGGCGGTTGTTGATCTTCGGGCAATGAGTTTGGGTACCCAGATTCACTCACAAGCCATATGTGCGGGGCTCGAATCCAATGTTCACGTGGTTTCGGCTCTCATTCAAATGTATTCCTCGTGCGCGCGCATTTCGGATGCTCGCAAGGTGTTTGATGAAATGCCTCTCGCCTCTGTTTGTTCAGATGATGTTGTGGTTTGGATGGCAATGATTGCTGGGTATGTCAAGGTTGGGGATCCAGACACTGCCATGGATTTGTTGAGCCGTATGCCTCGAACTCAAACCGATGGTGCGGTACTTATTACTTGGACATCAGTGATTGCAGGGTATGCTCAAATGGATCGTCCCGACGAAGCCATCGCTGTGTTTCGCAAAATGCAGTTGGAGAATGTAGTGCCTGATGAAATAGCAATGTTGGCTGTGCTTTCCGCTTGTGCGCAGTTGGGTGCTTTTCATATTCGATTGGGAGAATGCATTCATGGCTACGTTAAAAAACGTGGGTTTGATCAAATGGTTACCCTTAAAAATGCACTAATTGAAATGTATTCGAATTCAGGCAATATAAGCAATGCTTTGCATGTGTTCGTGAATATGACCCGTAGAACTGTTATATCTTGGACTACCATCATATCAGCACTTGCATTCCATGGACTTGGCACACAAGCTCTCGACATGTTCTCTCGGATGGAAATGGCTCAAGTTAAACCGAATGATATCACTTTCATCGCAGTCCTCTCTGCGTGTGCTCATGTAGGATTGGTGAACTTGGGTCGATATTATTTCCATGCTATGAAATACAGGTACGGGATTCAACACGAGATTCAGCACTATGGTTGTATGATCGATTTACTTGGTCGAGCCGGTTATCTAGCAGAAGCACTCAAACTAGTTAGTGAGATGCCGTTTCAGCCAAATGCAGCTATATGGGGGTCTCTTCTTGCTGCCTCTAATATTCATGGTGATGCTGAGCTGGGAGAGTTAGCTTTGCTCCATTTGGTACAATTGGAGCCTTGGAATAGTGGGAACTATGCACTTTTATCCAATATATATGCTTCAGCTGGAAGGTGGGATAAATCTGTAATGGCAAGGAAGATGATGAGAGACAAAGGTGTTCGAAAGATGCCGGGTTGGAGTTTCATTCAGGTGAGTACTAGAACTCATGAATTTATTGCAGGGGATATATCACACCCTCAGTTTGATAGAATACATGGAACCCTATTCACCATGAACGAGCAGATGAAAACTGCTCATTATGATCCGATAAACGAATTCGATAATCATGATTCTGATATCGGACCAGCATCGATAAGTTATTGCAGTTCATTTTGA
- the LOC105793051 gene encoding F-box protein CPR1 — protein MATLSHDMIIEILGCLSVKDLLRFKCVSKLWCSWIEDPYFIKLHLSYSLKTNTNHSLILHHRKFQFLSVNYDSPKTTRRLEQPFGEQKNPIQILGSCNGLLAVEYDYNRIFLWNLSTRKYQVLPSTKIDFSSSSICYGRSIYYGFGYDLVSDDYKLVRMVQLLGENDEYFHSEAKVYSLRSNCWRRIKDFCFYLIFYRELGFLANNVLHWMVSKTPESSNRNLVGFDLRSEEFRVVELPDFCLDENFYFDVKAMGGYLCLTATHRELNDVVVDVWIMKEYGVKESWVKLMSSTQPDLLPGSPFEVPLAFSKNGNKVLFHNKYSRGNRDSLVWYDLGSKRVEKVAIEGVPVVYDVYLYVESLVPLNDRRPRV, from the exons ATGGCTACCCTCTCGCATGATATGATCATTGAAATACTAGGTTGTTTAAGTGTAAAAGATCTTCTACGCTTCAAGTGCGTTTCAAAGCTCTGGTGTTCTTGGATCGAGGATCCATATTTCATCAAACTCCATCTCTCGTATTCCCTCAAAACCAATACCAATCACTCCCTTATCCTCCATCACAGGAAGTTCCAGTTCTTGTCCGTCAACTACGACTCACCCAAAACAACTCGAAGACTCGAGCAGCCATTCGGTGAACAAAAAAACCCCATTCAAATATTGGGTTCTTGCAATGGTTTGCTGGCTGTAGAATATGACTACAATAGAATATTTTTATGGAACCTTTCAACGAGAAAATACCAGGTATTACCTTCCACTAAAATAGACTTTTCATCTTCATCGATTTGCTATGGCCGTTCAATATATTACGGATTTGGGTACGATCTCGTTTCTGATGACTACAAATTGGTTCGAATGGTCCAATTACTTGGAGAAAATGATGAATATTTTCATTCTGAAGCTAAGGTTTACAGCTTGAGGAGCAACTGTTGGAGAAGGATTAAGGATTTCTGCTTTTATCTTATCTTCTATCGAGAATTAGGGTTTTTGGCTAACAATGTTTTACATTGGATGGTTTCTAAAACTCCCGAATCGAGTAATAGAAACCTTGTAGGTTTTGATCTTCGGAGCGAGGAATTCCGTGTAGTTGAATTGCCGGATTTTTGTTTAGATGAGAATTTCTATTTCGACGTAAAAGCCATGGGTGGTTACCTTTGTTTGACTGCAACTCACAGGGAATTGAATGATGTTGTGGTTGATGTATGGATAATGAAGGAATATGGGGTTAAAGAATCTTGGGTTAAATTGATGTCGTCTACCCAACCTGACCTTCTTCCAGGTTCTCCATTTGAAGTACCTTTGGCTTTTTCAAAGAATGGTAACAAAGTATTATTCCACAATAAATACAGTCGGGGCAACAGGGACAGTCTTGTATGGTATGATTTGGGAAGCAAAAGGGTTGAGAAGGTTGCGATTGAAGGTGTTCCAGTTGTCTATGATGTGTACTTGTATGTTGAGAGCCTTGTCCCTCTTAATGACAGGCGCCCCAGAg TATGA
- the LOC128042855 gene encoding F-box protein CPR1-like, which yields MTLDIFRCLSVKDLLRFKCVSKFWCSWIEDQNFIKLHLSDSLKTNINRSLILHHGRYEIFSVNYDSPKTTRRLEQPEQNKNIQILGSCNGLLAVEEQNGRILLWNPSTRHYQVLPNSTEIEFSPPPIFYYHSTYSGFGYDPVSDDYKLVRIVQLLGTYEEYLHSEAKVYSLRSNSWRTIKDFCFYFISERQVGVVANNVLHLLAFKIPESCNRSSVDLDLFAYKNPESSYKHLVGFDLRSEKLSLVELPDFCLDVEANVDVKAVGGYLCLTASHRDMFVAGDVWIMKEYGVKESWVKLMSSTLFDFFPGSPFVVPLAISKNGNKVLFHKKSCKGNMERDSLVWYDLGSNRVEKVGIEGVPPHYDVYLYVESLVPLKESWRPRARDKILGPFSKLELVPKYGPKKLSKPGRKKNYYARAWHDPAHIFE from the exons ATGACTCTTGACATCTTTCGGTGTTTAAGTGTAAAAGATCTTTTACGCTTTAAATGCGTTTCAAAGTTCTGGTGTTCTTGGATCGAGGatcaaaatttcatcaaactTCACCTCTCCGATTCCCTCAAAACCAATATCAATCGCTCCCTTATTCTCCATCACGGTAGGTACGAGATCTTCTCCGTCAACTACGACTCACCCAAAACAACTCGAAGACTCGAGCAGCctgaacaaaacaaaaacattcaaatattgGGTTCTTGCAATGGTTTGCTGGCTGTAGAAGAACAGAACGGTAGAATATTACTATGGAACCCTTCAACGAGACACTACCAGGTATTACCTAATTCGACTGAAATAGAGTTTTCACCTCCACCGATATTCTATTACCATTCAACTTATTCCGGATTTGGGTACGATCCCGTTTCTGATGACTACAAATTGGTTCGAATTGTCCAATTACTTGGAACATATGAAGAATATCTTCATTCTGAAGCTAAGGTTTACAGCTTGAGGAGCAATTCTTGGAGAACGATTAAAGATttctgcttttattttatttccgaACGACAAGTAGGGGTTGTGGCTAACAATGTTTTACATTTGTTGGCTTTTAAAATTCCCGAATCGTGTAATAGAAGCTCTGTTGATTTAGATTTGTTCGCTTATAAAAATCCCGAATCGAGTTATAAACACCTTGTTGGTTTTGATCTTCGGAGCGAGAAACTCAGTTTAGTTGAATTGCCGGATTTTTGTTTAGATGTGGAAGCCAATGTCGACGTAAAAGCCGTGGGAGGTTACCTCTGTTTGACTGCATCTCATAGGGACATGTTTGTTGCGGGTGATGTATGGATAATGAAGGAATATGGGGTTAAAGAATCTTGGGTTAAATTGATGTCGTCTACCCTATTTGACTTTTTTCCAGGTTCTCCATTTGTAGTACCTTTGGCTATTTCAAAAAATGGTAACAAAGTATTATTCCACAAGAAAAGCTGTAAGGGCAACATGGAGAGGGACAGTCTTGTGTGGTATGATTTGGGAAGCAACAGGGTTGAGAAGGTTGGGATTGAAGGTGTTCCACCTCACTATGATGTGTACTTGTATGTTGAGAGCCTTGTCCCTCTTAAAGAAAGCTGGCGCCCCAGag CTcgagacaaaattttaggcccgttttctAAGCTTGAGCTTgtcccgaaatatgggcctaaaaaatTATCCAAGCCCGGCCGGAAAAAGAATTACTATGCCCGAGCCTGGCATGACCCGGCCCATATATTTGAATGA